ATTCTCTGCCTGCTCGTCGCGGTTACGCTGGGGCTCGTTTACCCGAACTTGCTCAGGTACCTGATCGACGAAGTCATCACGAAAAAGCAGTTTGAAGGGGTCCCTTACTTGGCGCTGCTTGTCGTTACCGTAGTCACGATTAAAGGTTTGTTCATGTGGCTGCAGGGCGCATCGAGCGGTCAGCTCGCCAACCGCACGGCTTACCGGCTGAGAAATTCGCTGTACGAGAAGCTGCAGTATTTATCGTTCCAGTATTACGACAAAGCGCGCACCGGCGACCTGATGTCGAGACTGACGGCGGATTTGCAGGCTGTGCGCGACTTTATCGGCTTCGGTTTCGTGCAAATATTAAACGTCGTTCTCATGTTTTCGTTCGGCACGATCATGATGATGACGATCAATTGGAAGCTGACGCTGATCACGATGGCGGCGATGCCCTTGCTTGCTTTTACGGCGATCCGCTTTGAAAGCAAGATCCATCCGGCGTTCCGGCAAATCCGCAAATCGATGAGCGCCATGACGACTTCCGTTCAGGAGAACATCACCGGTGTCCGCACGGTCAAGTCGTTCGCGCGGGAGCCTTTTGAAATCGAAAAGTTTGCTCAGCGCAACGAGGAATACAAGCAAAACAACGTCGATACGTCGAACATTTGGGCGACCTATTTTCCGCGGATGGAGTTTTTTGCGAATGCGAGCGTCGTCATTCTTCTCGGCGTCGGCGGTTACCTGGTGCTGGGGAAAACCATTACGCTCGGCGAGCTCGTCGCCTGCTTCAGCTTGATCTGGTACATCATCGGACCGATGTGGCAAATCGGCTTTCATATCAACAACTTCACGCAGTCGAAGGCCGCCGGCGAACGGCTGCTGGAAATTTTGCATCACCATGTTCACGTGAAAAATAAGGACAATGCGATCGAGCTGAAATCCGAGCGGGTGAAAGGACATGTGCGCTTCGAAAACGTCACCTTCGCTTATCCGGAACAGCAGCCGGCTCTGCATGACCTGAACATCGATGCGCCTGCAGGCTCCATAATCGGACTGCTTGGCGGCACCGGCTCCGGCAAATCGACGGTCATTCAGCTGCTGCTTCGCGCTTACAACGTCAAGATGGGCAAAATTACGGTCGACGGCATCGACATCCGCGACGTGACGCTGGAAAGCCTGCGTCAGCAAATGGCGATCGTCTTCCAGGAAACGTTCCTGTTCTCCTCGACGATCCGCAACAATATCGCCTACGGCATTCGCGACGCGTCGATGGACGACATCGTTCGCGCGGCGAAGCTGGCCAAGGCGCACGATTTCATCATGGAGCTGCCGCTCGGCTATGATACGATCGTCGGCGAGCGCGGACTCGGCCTCTCGGGCGGGCAAAAGCAGCGGATTGCGATCGCGCGGGCGCTGCTGAAAAACCCGAAAATTCTGATCCTCGACGACGCGACAAGCGCCGTAGATATGGAAACCGAACACGAGATTCAGCTTGGCTTCCAGGAAGTGATGAAAGGCCGCACGACGTTTATCATCGCGCACCGAATATCTTCATTGAAGCACGCGGATGAAATACTTGTGCTCGATCAAGGCCGCGTTGTGCAGCGGGGAACCCACGAGCAGCTGATGAAGCAGGAAGGCCCGTATCTGGAAACATACAAAATCCAGTTTGCAGACGAGCCGGAGCAGGACAGCGAGGGGATCGAGTCCGACAGCGCTTCGGGGGTCGAAGCGGCGGAAAAAGTCTCTGCCTCCGAAGTTGCAGCCGCCGCCCAAAGGAGGTTTTCCCATTGAGCACCCAAGCCGCCCATGAAAAAAAGGCTGCGGAAAACGCAGCTCCGAAGCAGGACGTGCAGCACAGGTT
The window above is part of the Paenibacillus hamazuiensis genome. Proteins encoded here:
- a CDS encoding ABC transporter ATP-binding protein, yielding MEVFRQLKEFYWPERRFLYAAILCLLVAVTLGLVYPNLLRYLIDEVITKKQFEGVPYLALLVVTVVTIKGLFMWLQGASSGQLANRTAYRLRNSLYEKLQYLSFQYYDKARTGDLMSRLTADLQAVRDFIGFGFVQILNVVLMFSFGTIMMMTINWKLTLITMAAMPLLAFTAIRFESKIHPAFRQIRKSMSAMTTSVQENITGVRTVKSFAREPFEIEKFAQRNEEYKQNNVDTSNIWATYFPRMEFFANASVVILLGVGGYLVLGKTITLGELVACFSLIWYIIGPMWQIGFHINNFTQSKAAGERLLEILHHHVHVKNKDNAIELKSERVKGHVRFENVTFAYPEQQPALHDLNIDAPAGSIIGLLGGTGSGKSTVIQLLLRAYNVKMGKITVDGIDIRDVTLESLRQQMAIVFQETFLFSSTIRNNIAYGIRDASMDDIVRAAKLAKAHDFIMELPLGYDTIVGERGLGLSGGQKQRIAIARALLKNPKILILDDATSAVDMETEHEIQLGFQEVMKGRTTFIIAHRISSLKHADEILVLDQGRVVQRGTHEQLMKQEGPYLETYKIQFADEPEQDSEGIESDSASGVEAAEKVSASEVAAAAQRRFSH